From Streptomyces griseorubiginosus, one genomic window encodes:
- a CDS encoding glycosyltransferase family 29 protein produces MTTVQKRRARARGGELDDCLRACAAHSGKVVGSVDRRRVELGEQLRKLLVVWGTTATAAPATPAPSGATALLKRAVKGAATPTANIPAELLDALLAVGNKALECGYDDELNLALIISDTVLAQRKNSRAGWRLRARLLEALGEEAEALEAYEKYLSLTDDDGFGVRARIAGLRIAGEKERELLELLTRQVPGARAFADRPATDVWAEGLAAHAVGDWAEAEPRLVGALLALYDENAPVQERQELLSQYLDLRSTEDTDGAALTRAVELYAEQRRNRMRGPVEDPTIGGVQWITLGEFRNQIAGKSICLIANSGRVGASSLGAEIDAYDLVVRFNSYRIDPRHTGARTDIHVTIHKHGFNWDQHVTTRLVFGGVSGDWKYSLRNRLVPGAQTYLGDESLRWPLRNIGKVGTDVWSGIPTSGFNMLWLLDFLDVSPKLDLIGFDFYESGAYRVQDAMKLAITSVHEYTSEKAWVMERAQSVTDTRISLR; encoded by the coding sequence ATGACGACGGTCCAGAAGAGGCGTGCACGCGCGCGTGGAGGGGAGCTGGACGACTGCCTGCGCGCCTGTGCGGCGCACAGCGGCAAGGTCGTCGGCAGCGTCGACCGCCGCCGCGTCGAACTCGGCGAACAGCTGCGCAAGCTGCTGGTCGTCTGGGGCACGACCGCCACCGCCGCCCCGGCCACGCCCGCCCCCTCCGGTGCGACCGCCCTGCTGAAGCGGGCCGTCAAGGGTGCCGCGACCCCCACGGCGAACATCCCGGCCGAACTGCTCGACGCCCTCCTGGCCGTCGGCAACAAGGCCCTGGAGTGCGGCTACGACGACGAGCTGAACCTCGCCCTGATCATCAGCGACACCGTCCTCGCCCAGCGAAAGAACTCCCGCGCCGGCTGGCGGCTGCGCGCCCGCCTCCTGGAAGCCCTCGGCGAGGAGGCCGAGGCCCTGGAGGCGTACGAGAAGTACCTGAGCCTCACCGACGACGACGGTTTCGGCGTCCGCGCCCGCATCGCGGGCCTGCGCATCGCGGGCGAGAAGGAGCGCGAGCTCCTCGAACTCCTCACGCGGCAGGTCCCCGGCGCCCGCGCCTTCGCCGACCGCCCCGCCACCGACGTGTGGGCCGAGGGCCTGGCCGCGCACGCCGTCGGCGACTGGGCCGAGGCCGAGCCCCGGCTGGTGGGAGCGCTCCTCGCGCTGTACGACGAGAACGCCCCGGTACAGGAGCGGCAGGAACTGCTCAGCCAGTACCTCGACCTGCGCTCCACCGAGGACACCGACGGCGCCGCGCTCACCCGCGCGGTCGAGCTCTACGCCGAGCAGCGCCGCAACCGCATGCGCGGTCCGGTCGAGGACCCCACCATCGGCGGCGTGCAGTGGATCACCCTCGGTGAGTTCCGCAACCAGATCGCCGGCAAGTCGATCTGCCTCATCGCCAACTCCGGCCGTGTGGGCGCGAGTTCGCTGGGCGCGGAGATCGACGCGTACGACCTCGTGGTCCGCTTCAACTCCTACCGGATCGACCCGAGGCACACCGGCGCCAGGACCGACATCCACGTCACGATCCACAAGCACGGCTTCAACTGGGACCAGCACGTCACCACCCGGCTGGTCTTCGGCGGTGTCTCCGGCGACTGGAAGTACTCGCTGCGCAACCGCCTGGTGCCCGGCGCCCAGACCTACCTCGGCGACGAGTCGCTGCGCTGGCCCCTGCGCAACATCGGCAAGGTCGGCACCGACGTCTGGTCGGGCATCCCGACCTCCGGCTTCAACATGCTGTGGCTGCTGGACTTCCTCGACGTGAGCCCGAAGCTCGACCTGATCGGCTTCGACTTCTACGAGAGCGGCGCCTACCGGGTCCAGGACGCGATGAAGCTCGCCATCACCTCCGTGCACGAATACACCAGCGAGAAGGCATGGGTCATGGAGCGGGCCCAGAGCGTGACCGACACGAGGATCTCCCTGCGATGA
- a CDS encoding acyltransferase: MTVRPAPDLPRRPEGPSPAPRPRETRLRALDGLRLVAALMVAAYHYGGRGGDITQSWGSSAQRQFPTLHTYFSYGCLGVQVFFVISGFVICMSGWGRPLKSFFASRASRLLPAYWVAVLLVTAVFALPVAAQKALSPSDVMVNMTMLQMPLGVDRVLGVCWTLWAEVRFYALFALCVVLPGASRRRVIMFCAGWTLAAAITQAAHQPLLDTVFMPEYASFFIGGVGLYLVHRDRRDVYAWGIVVVSFLIGQHYAVKSLWNASDPNAFAHRTSLGIVLVVAFGFVAVAAIALGWLNWADWRWLTVAGALTYPFYLVHEHLGWVAVRVLHRSLGIPSSVTFALTIALMLSLAWLVNRLVEKPLTPRLRGALLR, translated from the coding sequence ATGACCGTCCGGCCGGCACCCGACCTGCCCCGGCGGCCGGAAGGGCCATCGCCCGCACCGCGCCCCCGGGAGACCCGGCTGCGGGCCCTGGACGGACTGCGACTGGTGGCCGCACTCATGGTGGCCGCGTACCACTACGGCGGCCGCGGCGGTGACATCACCCAGTCCTGGGGGAGTTCCGCGCAACGCCAGTTCCCGACGCTGCACACCTATTTCTCCTACGGCTGCCTCGGCGTCCAGGTCTTTTTCGTGATCAGCGGATTCGTGATCTGCATGAGCGGCTGGGGCCGGCCCCTGAAGTCGTTCTTCGCCTCCCGCGCCTCCCGGCTGCTGCCCGCCTACTGGGTCGCGGTCCTGCTGGTCACGGCCGTGTTCGCGCTGCCGGTGGCCGCCCAGAAGGCGCTGTCGCCGAGCGACGTCATGGTGAACATGACGATGCTCCAGATGCCGTTGGGCGTCGACCGGGTGCTCGGGGTCTGCTGGACGCTGTGGGCGGAGGTCCGCTTCTACGCGCTGTTCGCGCTGTGCGTGGTCCTGCCCGGGGCCTCCCGGCGCCGGGTGATCATGTTCTGTGCCGGCTGGACGCTGGCGGCGGCGATCACGCAGGCCGCCCACCAGCCGTTGCTCGACACGGTGTTCATGCCGGAGTACGCCTCCTTCTTCATCGGCGGTGTCGGCCTCTACCTCGTCCACCGCGACCGGCGGGACGTGTACGCGTGGGGCATCGTGGTGGTCAGCTTCCTGATCGGGCAGCACTACGCGGTCAAGTCGCTGTGGAACGCCTCCGACCCCAACGCCTTCGCGCACCGCACCTCGCTGGGCATCGTGCTGGTGGTCGCCTTCGGATTCGTCGCGGTGGCGGCCATCGCGCTGGGCTGGCTGAACTGGGCCGACTGGCGCTGGCTGACGGTGGCCGGGGCGCTGACGTACCCCTTCTACCTGGTGCACGAGCACCTGGGCTGGGTGGCCGTCCGGGTCCTGCACCGGAGTCTGGGCATCCCGTCGTCGGTGACCTTCGCCCTGACGATCGCCCTGATGCTGTCACTGGCCTGGCTCGTGAACCGACTGGTCGAGAAGCCGCTGACCCCACGACTGCGCGGAGCACTGCTGCGCTGA